Part of the Quercus lobata isolate SW786 chromosome 6, ValleyOak3.0 Primary Assembly, whole genome shotgun sequence genome, ACTCTCTCCCTAAACTTAGtctaaagaaaaatgataacatCTTAACAGTAGTTTTAAATCAAATTCTTAGCTCTGTCTTGTGATCCATGTCCCAGTGcaatcaaaatttgtttttggtagtCTCAAAGTTTAGCGTTTGCTATGGCTTTTTTCAACAACACACTTGAGTACGATAGAAGACGAGATAGTTTATATGTTTGAAATTCTGGATCTCATTAAAAGTTTGGTAAACTCTAGTCCAAAACGCAGAATCTATCGTGAATGTTGTATGAATAATTTGTAATTCAAACCTTGTGTTATAATATGCTTgtgtgcataaaaaaaaaaaaaaaaaaaatacaagaagatTGGACACAGTGAGAAGTTGCTATAGACCtctaaactcaaataaaaactaataatagcTAGTAACCTCTTGCGTTGCACGGTTTTGGTCTTATTtgatccaatttttttatttggttcatTTTGGTCTAATTTGGATTGTTGGCTATATTTTGATccaataagaaaatattttttaaagcattttttcatctttttctattttttatttttattaaacgaagtaattttttactttaagttatataatgaatgcatgttgtataaaattaagtttttcaaaaaataaaatcatatatgactctaaaattaattgaattgaaGATGGTAAATAACAATataactaatataaaaggaaattcctaaaaataatataaagggAGTTTGCatagttcataaaaaaagaaaagaaaaaaaaaagggagtttaCATAATATATGTGCGTGTATAAACATAAACTTCAAGAAAGTTTTTGGAGAAAAGCTAAGAGTCAAGACCTTGACAATAAGTTTGTTATCCCCAATACATTTGTTACCGgtattgataataaaaaataatttttttttttttaaaaacaatggGGCCCgtataaatgaaaagaaacttTAATTAGTATTACTTACTATTATATGAGAGGAAGGTGCACGTATGACATTATTGTTAACCTCTTAGGCCTCCTCTCCCTAATTTTcatcttaacaaattttttctttaaaattatgaCACATATTAGATacttaattctcaaaaaaaaaaaatttatatccataattttttagcattgcTTTTTCCAAAATTGAGCCCATTGGATTCAGAtgcttaaaaaagaaagaaagaaagaaagaaaaaatctcgAGAAAAATTAAAGGAACACCTTGAAATCCCCTTCCAATATCATAATTTAATGTTGTAAGATTAAAATCCGCTTTCAGATTTTccctaaaggaaaaaaatcGGATCATACAAGATTACATGATCTTAAATTTAAGCATAAAATTAACTAGGGTATTAAATCCCAATTACTAGGTTTGATACTCAAAATCTACCTAAattaattacaaatatatacGATATTATTAGCTTGACTTTAGATGTCAccatatatattacaattaGCAATTTAATCTCTCATATCTCTCTATCTCAAACAACACTTCTAAAAAAGGCAAATCTCCTCCCTCAAAGTTCATTTGTAAAGGCAAATTTCTTTAGATCTCTCTTCATGGTTTTACTGCGACAGGTAACATATCCTTTTCGGGTTTATGTgtgcaccattttttttttttttgggtgatctTATATTAGCTTGCTTCATTTCTTGATTATATACGTGTAGTTAGAACGAGACATGCAACAATTTCAGCGTTACTATAAGTCGGGAACATGTACAATACAAAATAGGTTCCCTCTAGGAGTTACCTCAACCAATACCATCAGCCATAAATATTCATTCtctaaaccaaaatcaaaagctGAGGCCAAACAAGTCGCTGCAAAGAAACACAGTGAGGCAGAGAGGAGACGTAGGATGCGAATCAATGGTCAATACGCCACTCTGCGTGATATCCTCCCGAACTTAGTCAAAGTAAGTACAAAGATTCATACAAATAGTAATTTCATCAACTTTGTTTCTCCGATCTTCATTATTAGCAATATCAAAACTTGTAACAATTAAAGTGGTAAATTGTGATTAGAGTAATTAATTTTTAGGAcacatttttttcacaattactgaagtggtaaattgtaattagagcaatattattttcatataggTCCATTATTGAGTCATTAACACAATATTTATTAGCACTAATGTTATCAGAagagttgtaattttttttgtaatcctTTTTTCTTATTGTTGGGTAATTTTACAAACAATAGATGGACAAGGCGACCGTGCTTGCAGAGACGGTTCGGCAAGTGAGGGAGTTGAGGAAGACTGTTTCGGATTTGGAAGGAGTTTGTGGTGGTAGCGGTAAGGATTGTGTGTTCCCTGGAGGGGCTGACAAGTTGAGTTTGGAAAACGGTGATGGTGACGATGACAAGGGGCTGGTCAAGGTCACATTTAGCTGTGACGATAGGCCAGGGTTGATATCAGCCGTGGCAAGGACACTGAGGTCTATGAAAGGGAGGGTGGTGAAGTTTGAGATGGTAACACTAGGTGGAAGGACTAAAAGTGTGTTGTGGGTTCAAGGGCTGAGTGGTGGCAATGAAGGGATTGGAATGCTAAGAAGAGCTTTGAAGGTAGTCATTGACAGGCCCAATTTGCCAGGGATTAGCAAGAGGTCACGGCTCACTTGATGATTATaagtttttttgggtttaatggATAATTTATAAGATGGGATGCTGAGGTAAATTGTGTGGAATCAGGGAGGGGATTGTATCAATTGtaagactgaaaaaaaaaataatagttgaGATTGTAGGTATAGGGGATTCAGACATGGTAGCTTGCTAGGATTTCATTAGGAGGCATTATAATATAATGTATATCTGGTTTGACATGGTTAACTTACCATACCTACTTACCTTCGGTTATAGCTAGGAAAATACCTTCAGATTATACATGAAGTCCATAGCTATAAAGATTCATTGTTTAAAAGGCTGTGATAATAGACTACTAATGAAAAATATGCtagtttcttattttcaataattgaaTTTCTATCTCTTGTTTCAATGCTCCTTCCTTCTTTATTTCCACGTCAAGTTGTCATACAAAACACAcccatattttgttttggtaaaaattaaaattaaatgttcCGTGCTTTGTTAATTTTAAGTTTGACAGAAATCACCTtgataaagaaatgaaaaattataattcttCTTGATAAAGTGCTACTTTTTTAGTGGTGGTGATGATGACGATGACAACTAAATGAACAATACTTTGTTAATTTTAAGTTTGATAGGAAGCacattaataaaaaagaaaaaaaaaattagagtagtTCATGACTATAATTTATAAAGtgctattttattattattaataataataattagttggAAAGTGTGGTGGGATATCTTTCATGTACACAAGAAAACTTGTGACATgtaaatttctaatatttttggtattattttttttttgggtaatcaTCCTAAGCATGCTAAAGGATTTTAATACGATTCACTAGTTACCACAAAGAAATATTTTGCTATGTCTTTTAGGCAAAAAAgagagtattttttttgttttgttttgttttgttttgttttttgtttttttttttttttttttggtttgaggAACCAGACAAAAAAGTATCTTATATAATAGTATATGCAATATTGTTCTTGCTAATTTATAAGACTCACATACGAATATTCTAGGTGCCTGTGAGCAATTCAACATTGAAAGCTATACAAAACTTTactttttactcaaaaaaaaaaaaaaaaaaagttcaggTTCAAGAGCATCAAGAAAATCAGTTAATTTAGATGGAAATCTAGGCAATTTGGATTGGCTTCGTGCCgctttagttttgaaaaatgatataGCGAGGCATACGCTTGTAAGTTTGAAATCCATCACCATCGGTTTGgactgaaaaatgaaaagaaaaagaaatccatcAGATAGTCAATTCTCATTTCTCATCAGGTGACGCGTGCGGGCATGtagattctatatatatattacctctCAAAATTGGTTTCTATTACAACCACAACAGATTGTTTTCTTAAGCTATATTGGTAGGTTGGAATTTGCACGGGATTCAAGTCTTGTTGAGAAGGTGAGCTAACCCGAACATTTCCCGTGCATCTTCAACTACATCTCATCAAACACTTGGGAATCTCCAACATTCAATTCTATAAATACCAATTAGAATTGCATACAAACTCATAACAGAAATAGATCAAGTTCTCCACATATATTGACAAAGAAGTAGCTCTCTTTGATCCTTAAAAACAATGGCTAGTTGCAAGCATGTTTTCATTTTGGCATTAATTGTAACACTATCTTTGTCAAGCTTTAATATGAGTTTGGCAGCTCGTCAACTATTGCAAACGCCTGCAGCTCCATCTCTGCCAAAATTGCCTCCATTGCCCTCAGTGCCAACACTGCCTCAAGCCACATTGCCACCACTGCCTAGCACTCCATTGCCAACGTTGCCAACTCTGCCAAAGACCACATTGCCACCATTGCCAAGCACCCAAATCCCCTCCTTACCAAATCCAACTTTGCCAACAGTTCCTAAGGTGACTCTTCCTCCTCTGCCAGCCACTCCATTGCCCACCATCCCTACAACAATCCCATCAATCCCTACCATTCCAACCACAATTCCAACCATTCCTTTCTTCTCCCCACCCCCATCAAACTGAACCAGTAGTCCTTGAAACGCTGCGGCCCTAGAGGCCATTCACTTTCTCCTACTCCCGGCCATTTTTGGAGGGCTCGATGTTTTCATGGCTTCTTGAAGCGTTTCTCGAGCGTGTTAGAGCCTGCTTTgcctttatatatgtattaatagGAATGAGTGGGTTTATGATAGTACTTGTTTGTATGTCGTTGTAAAGTAATTCTTTACTCATTTCAGTATTACTTTGATTGTTATTGTCATGTTTGTCCATATAATATGATTTCTGATTTATTCTAACGATATATGGtcctctatctttttctttttcttttccccctaATTAGGATAAGATTAATTAAATAAAGTTGTCGAACGTAAACATATTGCACAAGATTTGGagtagcttttcttttttttggacttcccataaatacaaaaatacaagTATGATAGGCAAGTGTAAATGTGTAATATAACCAAAAGGGTTGACTAATAGAGGTCCACAAATTAACTAGAGCAACGATACATTTATTTGCGTAGATTAAAATCCCTTTCTAATATCAGAATTTAATGTTGTAGGATTAAAATGCACTTTCGGATTTTccctaaagaaaaaattggatcatattaaattacattatcttaAATTTAAGCATAACCAGGGTATTAAATCCCAATTATTAGGTTTGATACTCAAAATCTACCATACTTAATTGCAAATATATACGATATTATTAGCTTGACTTTAGATGTCAccatatatattacaattaGCAATTTAATCCCTCATATCGCTTTATCTCCAAACAACACTTCTTAAAAAGGCAAATCTCCTTCCTCAATTAAGTTCATTTGTAAAGCAAATTTTGTAGGTCTCTCTCTAAGATAATTTTACTGCGACAGGTAGCATTTCCTTTTCCGATTTATGTGTTCCTAAAATCACATTCATTCATCATGAAAtgattgaattatatttttacacattatcaataatttaaaaagatacCAAAATAAAGTTAGTCAATgtaatttaaaaactttttttagtAGGTAGAGGGGGATGGTGGGTTCCAAGTTTGAACCACAATACCACATGCATGGAGCACCATAACAGATGCCATTATTACTAGAATCCACTTGAATTGAACCCATTCATTAAATATGTTAGGTTTtaagtacttaggaactaatttattagaactctaatttatattgttggcaaaccatgatcaacacatgtttagttttgttttagacttgctcaaagtgtatgtgttttatgtaaagttggaatcaagctGCTGCAGAATTCATTATGCAATTCAATCTGGCTCAATCGATTGAGAATTAGGCTTGACCGATTGAAagtcgggcagaatgttttttctgtagaatttccaactcagccctaagtccatatgacgtgtagggttttatgttttgccctaagtataaaagggaaaccctagccacgtttttgagGTAGCTCtatttgctgtgtgtgtgaatctcttgtgagatctaagaggtggttgccttcacacatgcttaggattatcaagaaggagattttattgagagcttgatgataattcagttgctgcaataaaagtttaaagatacacaagcaggagtgcttgtacttgctggaaaatccaagaaagaagaagttcgtggtctcggagctgtcacgtggtcgtgtcagtaagttttctactggtgggtagcaataggatgttagtggtctaagtcgctattgtaaaatttcgattctttcatagtggattcaagtttaccttgaggatagctaggttaaatcctccccaggtttttaccggtttggtttcctaggtcatcatatctttgtgttctttatattcctcactttacattgatatgattatatgattgtgtgttaacctaaatctgaaatttggactaagtaatcacttggctaattaactaggttaatccaattgtgttttaaagggtctaaacgtacaaaatatttttgacaATGTAAAATACAATTCACTTATTTCACAAATAATCGATATatagtattttaataattctaaATAGAGTAATCATCCAAATAATTAACTCTAAAATATTGTAATTctatttgcaattttttatttttgagaatccCTTTTACAAAATGAT contains:
- the LOC115950385 gene encoding transcription factor bHLH131-like, coding for MQQFQRYYKSGTCTIQNRFPLGVTSTNTISHKYSFSKPKSKAEAKQVAAKKHSEAERRRRMRINGQYATLRDILPNLVKMDKATVLAETVRQVRELRKTVSDLEGVCGGSGKDCVFPGGADKLSLENGDGDDDKGLVKVTFSCDDRPGLISAVARTLRSMKGRVVKFEMVTLGGRTKSVLWVQGLSGGNEGIGMLRRALKVVIDRPNLPGISKRSRLT
- the LOC115950387 gene encoding glycine, alanine and asparagine-rich protein-like, producing the protein MASRAAAFQGLLVQFDGGGEKKGMVGIVVGMVGIDGIVVGMVGNGVAGRGGRVTLGTVGKVGFGKEGIWVLGNGGNVVFGRVGNVGNGVLGSGGNVA